A window of Candidatus Tanganyikabacteria bacterium contains these coding sequences:
- a CDS encoding YkgJ family cysteine cluster protein, whose protein sequence is MDHPITAPPDFEAALQEAMRSAGRELPPPADPAPLAAAMQRVRVALPMVDNLGRTRDDRDLYAHIDDLADGAKAAYPEALCKPGCSGCCKYPAALFTASEAEWGAILDHIAATWPAERIAGFVRRFWASHGPHLRRLEAAEWLMELPFSINPTRAALPLSCPFLEGDRCEIYPVRPTFCRCFGLFTFKYWWQREPTIYSCEEQSDHLEPIVRRPGRARLPSFNPISERRFKLSRRGKRHLLALWVAARWPRRWLADQQAAES, encoded by the coding sequence GTGGATCATCCTATCACCGCTCCGCCCGACTTCGAGGCCGCGCTCCAGGAGGCCATGCGGAGCGCCGGCCGCGAGTTGCCGCCTCCGGCGGACCCCGCCCCACTGGCCGCCGCCATGCAGAGGGTGCGCGTGGCCTTGCCCATGGTGGACAACCTGGGCCGCACCCGGGACGATCGCGACCTCTACGCGCACATCGACGATCTGGCCGACGGCGCCAAGGCGGCCTACCCCGAAGCCCTCTGCAAGCCCGGATGCAGCGGCTGCTGCAAGTATCCGGCCGCGCTCTTCACGGCCAGCGAGGCCGAGTGGGGCGCGATTCTCGACCACATCGCGGCCACCTGGCCAGCCGAGCGGATCGCCGGCTTCGTGCGGCGCTTCTGGGCGTCGCACGGGCCTCACCTCCGCCGGCTCGAGGCCGCGGAGTGGCTGATGGAGCTTCCCTTCTCGATAAACCCGACGCGCGCCGCCCTGCCGCTCTCCTGCCCGTTCCTCGAGGGCGATCGCTGCGAGATCTACCCCGTGCGCCCGACGTTCTGCCGCTGCTTCGGGCTCTTCACCTTCAAGTACTGGTGGCAGCGCGAGCCCACGATCTACTCGTGCGAGGAGCAGAGCGATCACCTGGAACCGATCGTGCGCCGGCCCGGCCGGGCGCGCCTCCCGAGCTTCAACCCCATATCGGAGCGGCGCTTCAAGCTCTCCCGCCGGGGCAAGCGCCACCTGCTGGCGCTATGGGTCGCCGCTCGCTGGCCGCGCCGG
- a CDS encoding HAD family hydrolase: MRLVLFDIDGTLLSTGRAGADALLRALAETYGTTGPIERWSFGGKTDPQIVWELMTEAGVDPVVVEARFDAVIDRYLAHLEARMDPARIKLKPGVTPLLEALAAHPGVVLGLLTGNVVAGAELKLRSAGLWSYFTLGAYGSDHRHREHLPAIAASRAEELTGRRFAGKEIVIIGDTPNDVLCGRGLGCKAIAVATGSYGRDDLAAHDPDYCFADLSDTPAVVGAILA, encoded by the coding sequence ATGCGACTGGTCCTCTTCGACATCGACGGCACGCTGCTGTCGACCGGGCGCGCCGGCGCGGACGCCCTCCTGCGGGCGCTTGCCGAGACCTACGGCACGACCGGGCCGATCGAGCGCTGGAGCTTCGGCGGCAAGACCGATCCGCAAATAGTCTGGGAACTCATGACCGAGGCCGGCGTCGATCCGGTGGTGGTCGAGGCGCGATTCGACGCCGTCATCGACCGCTACCTGGCGCACCTCGAGGCGCGGATGGACCCGGCGCGGATCAAGCTCAAACCGGGCGTCACGCCGTTGCTCGAAGCCCTGGCGGCGCATCCCGGCGTCGTGCTAGGGCTCCTGACCGGCAACGTGGTCGCCGGCGCCGAACTCAAGCTACGCAGCGCGGGCTTGTGGTCCTACTTCACGCTCGGCGCCTACGGCAGCGATCACCGGCACCGGGAGCACCTGCCGGCGATAGCCGCATCCCGCGCGGAGGAACTCACGGGGCGCCGCTTCGCCGGCAAGGAAATCGTCATCATCGGCGACACGCCAAACGACGTGCTGTGCGGCCGGGGCCTCGGGTGCAAGGCCATCGCGGTCGCCACCGGGTCCTACGGGCGCGACGATCTGGCCGCGCACGATCCGGACTACTGCTTCGCCGACCTGTCGGACACGCCGGCGGTGGTCGGCGCGATCCTCGCGTGA